The following coding sequences lie in one Planctomycetia bacterium genomic window:
- a CDS encoding helix-turn-helix domain-containing protein: MSISEVAALEGWKESKIAAWESGKSSPTINQLKRLAKRYKYHTMVFYLPEPPNFSVNKLRDFRQLPEDQSREFSSQLEIALRLVGDRQSWAAEYMQQTEELPWTAIRGVATTQNPTDVGKKIRALLGVDMLRQAQLQRTSDAFAFWKSRCENIGVFVFQLAGIELNEMRGCAIFNKYAPIAILNSKDSHNARGSFKTASGRS; the protein is encoded by the coding sequence TTGAGCATCAGCGAGGTAGCTGCACTGGAGGGTTGGAAGGAATCGAAAATCGCGGCCTGGGAATCCGGGAAATCGTCTCCGACGATCAATCAGCTGAAAAGGTTGGCGAAACGGTACAAGTATCACACGATGGTGTTTTATTTGCCGGAGCCACCGAATTTCAGCGTAAATAAGCTTCGCGACTTTCGGCAACTGCCCGAGGATCAATCGCGAGAATTTTCTTCGCAGCTTGAAATTGCTCTGCGACTGGTAGGCGACAGGCAATCTTGGGCGGCAGAGTACATGCAACAAACCGAGGAATTGCCCTGGACCGCGATTAGGGGAGTTGCGACCACTCAGAACCCAACCGATGTCGGAAAAAAGATTAGAGCGTTGCTGGGCGTCGACATGCTTCGACAAGCACAACTACAACGCACGTCCGATGCATTCGCGTTTTGGAAGTCGCGATGCGAAAACATCGGTGTTTTTGTATTTCAATTAGCAGGGATTGAACTTAATGAAATGCGCGGTTGCGCTATATTCAACAAATACGCCCCGATTGCAATCTTAAATTCAAAGGACTCGCACAACGCTAGAGGCAGTTTCAAAACCGCCTCAGGACGATCATGA